A single genomic interval of Noviherbaspirillum cavernae harbors:
- a CDS encoding KdsC family phosphatase — MEATAVTRAACVRLMIFDVDGILTDGSLHYGADGELIKTFNVLDGHGIKLLQQSGVATAIISARQSAIVARRAADLGIRHLYQGVHDKRSAFEQLLKETGNSADACGFVGDDVIDLPILLRVGFAASVPNAHPEVRARVHHVTSAGGGHGAARELCDFILRAQGNYEAAIAPYLA, encoded by the coding sequence ATGGAAGCGACCGCTGTCACCCGCGCCGCCTGCGTCCGCTTGATGATTTTCGATGTCGACGGCATCCTGACCGACGGCAGCCTGCACTACGGTGCGGACGGCGAACTGATCAAGACCTTCAATGTGCTGGACGGTCACGGCATCAAGCTGCTGCAGCAATCGGGCGTGGCAACCGCCATCATCAGCGCGCGCCAGTCCGCGATCGTCGCGCGGCGCGCGGCGGATCTCGGCATCCGCCATCTGTATCAAGGCGTGCACGACAAGCGCAGCGCGTTCGAACAATTGCTGAAGGAAACGGGCAACAGCGCCGATGCGTGCGGTTTCGTCGGCGACGACGTGATCGACTTGCCGATCCTGTTGCGCGTCGGCTTTGCCGCCAGCGTGCCGAATGCGCATCCCGAAGTAAGGGCGCGCGTCCACCACGTCACCAGCGCCGGCGGCGGACACGGCGCGGCACGCGAGTTGTGCGATTTCATTTTGCGCGCGCAAGGAAATTACGAGGCGGCAATCGCGCCGTACCTGGCATGA
- the lptC gene encoding LPS export ABC transporter periplasmic protein LptC — MTSEQSTRRFRLFMLVALMSALALGSFWALEVMRRNASDFIPDVTRTAPDLYVDHFSYVKMSETGEPRYHVSGDKLTHNPKDDSYDVVNPVLKSLTAERPPTTLRSDRAEVNSDGSEMHMYDNVHMDRPATPRSERLQVKSEYMLILPDDDVAKTEKPVQITLGESTLNGIGMYVNNATRELRLSSRVQGSYHAPVR; from the coding sequence ATGACGAGCGAACAATCCACTCGGCGCTTCCGTCTGTTCATGCTCGTGGCGCTGATGAGCGCATTGGCGCTGGGCAGCTTCTGGGCGCTGGAAGTGATGCGCCGTAATGCAAGCGATTTCATTCCCGACGTTACCCGGACTGCACCGGATCTATACGTCGACCACTTCAGCTACGTGAAGATGTCGGAAACGGGCGAGCCGCGCTATCACGTATCGGGCGACAAGCTCACGCACAATCCGAAGGACGATTCCTACGATGTCGTGAATCCGGTATTGAAGAGCCTGACCGCCGAGCGGCCGCCGACGACGCTGCGTTCCGATCGGGCGGAGGTCAACAGCGACGGCAGCGAGATGCACATGTACGACAACGTGCATATGGACCGCCCCGCCACGCCGCGGTCCGAACGGCTGCAGGTCAAGTCGGAGTACATGCTGATCCTGCCGGACGACGACGTGGCGAAAACCGAGAAGCCGGTCCAGATCACTCTGGGCGAGTCGACCCTGAACGGAATCGGCATGTACGTCAACAATGCGACGCGCGAATTGCGCCTGTCGAGCCGGGTGCAAGGCAGCTACCATGCGCCGGTTCGCTGA
- the lptA gene encoding lipopolysaccharide transport periplasmic protein LptA → MKRFLSLPRLLPLLIFSMAIAGVAHAEKADSLKPTNVEADHMAYDDVKQINTFTGNVILTRGTLIMKGAKLVVTQDPAGYQYATLWAAPGKLATFRQKRDGGPDLWMEGHAADRIEYDNKTEVAKLYSKAMVRRLEGTRATDEVQGEFISYDSRAEFFTVNNTATGESKPGGGRIKAVIQPRTENKGN, encoded by the coding sequence ATGAAACGTTTTTTGTCCTTGCCGCGACTGCTGCCGCTGTTGATATTCTCGATGGCGATTGCAGGCGTTGCGCACGCCGAGAAGGCAGACTCGCTGAAGCCGACCAACGTCGAGGCGGACCACATGGCCTATGACGACGTGAAGCAGATCAACACCTTCACCGGCAACGTCATCCTGACACGCGGCACCCTGATCATGAAAGGCGCGAAGCTGGTCGTCACACAAGACCCGGCAGGCTATCAATACGCCACGCTGTGGGCTGCGCCTGGCAAGCTGGCTACGTTCCGCCAGAAACGCGATGGCGGCCCCGACCTGTGGATGGAAGGGCATGCCGCTGACCGCATCGAATACGATAACAAGACCGAAGTGGCGAAGCTGTATTCGAAGGCGATGGTGCGACGGCTGGAGGGAACCAGGGCGACCGACGAAGTGCAAGGCGAGTTCATTTCGTATGACAGCCGCGCCGAATTTTTCACGGTCAACAACACTGCTACCGGCGAGAGCAAGCCGGGCGGCGGCCGCATCAAGGCCGTGATCCAGCCGCGCACCGAAAACAAGGGCAACTGA
- the lptB gene encoding LPS export ABC transporter ATP-binding protein: MASTLVVRGLQKSYGARQVVRDVSLQVASGEVVGLLGPNGAGKTTSFYMIVGLVPSDAGEIDLDGNNISRLPIHRRAVLGLSYLPQEASVFRKLTVEDNIRAVLELQTENGKPLSKAAIDKRLNTLLAELQIEKLRESQALSLSGGERRRVEIARALATNPRFVLLDEPFAGVDPIAVIEIQRIVRFLKERGIGVLITDHNVRETLGICDRAYIINQGAVLASGRPDDIIADESVRRVYLGEHFRM, from the coding sequence ATGGCAAGCACACTGGTTGTCCGCGGCTTGCAGAAGAGTTACGGCGCGCGCCAGGTCGTGCGCGACGTCTCGCTGCAGGTGGCAAGCGGCGAGGTGGTCGGCCTGCTCGGCCCCAATGGCGCGGGCAAGACCACCTCGTTCTACATGATCGTCGGCCTGGTACCGTCGGACGCCGGCGAGATCGACCTCGACGGCAACAACATTTCACGCCTGCCGATCCATCGCCGCGCAGTGCTGGGCCTGTCGTATCTGCCGCAGGAAGCCTCGGTGTTCCGCAAGCTCACGGTGGAAGACAATATCCGCGCGGTGCTCGAGCTGCAAACCGAGAATGGCAAGCCGCTGTCGAAGGCTGCCATCGACAAGCGATTGAACACTCTGCTGGCGGAACTGCAGATCGAAAAGCTGCGCGAGAGCCAGGCGCTGTCGCTGTCCGGCGGCGAACGGCGACGCGTCGAAATCGCGCGCGCGCTGGCCACCAACCCGCGCTTCGTGCTGCTGGACGAACCGTTCGCCGGCGTGGACCCGATCGCGGTGATCGAGATCCAGCGCATCGTCCGCTTCCTCAAGGAACGCGGCATCGGCGTGCTGATCACCGATCACAACGTGCGCGAAACGCTCGGCATTTGCGACCGCGCCTACATCATCAACCAGGGCGCGGTGCTGGCATCCGGCCGCCCCGACGACATCATCGCCGACGAATCGGTGCGCCGCGTGTATCTGGGCGAACACTTCCGGATGTGA
- a CDS encoding RNA polymerase factor sigma-54, protein MKQTLQLRISQHLALTPQLQQSIRLLQLSTLELHQELEQILSENPMLERVDDPLDHSLRLLADGAISPGSTTPEAPSAPDAKSSSDESEGAFEGGESSETSSASDSEWSFDDVARTSKAPEDDDARPQLEAHETTLREHLLEQVRVTVREMRDRALLELIIDALDDNGYLEEPLEEIHARLPEELGIELDELSVALKLLQSFEPAGVGARNASECLAIQIRRFPRVPLVTRRMALTIVEKHLALFAQRDFNKLKKALDCDDEDLREAQAVIKSCNPHPGAAFASDASDFVVPDVIVKRTKNGWQVMLNHDVMPRLRVNALYANILKQNKGEASLNSQLQEAKWLIKNMRQRFDTILRVAQAIVDRQRNFFSHGAVAMRPLVLREIADTLGLHESTISRVTTQKYMLTPHGMFELKYFFGSHVATEAGGEASSTAIRALIKQLIGAEDPKSPFSDSKIAEMLGEQGMVVARRTVAKYREALKIPPVNLRKSL, encoded by the coding sequence ATGAAACAGACTCTCCAACTCCGCATCTCGCAGCACCTGGCGCTGACACCGCAGTTGCAGCAGTCGATCCGCCTGCTGCAACTGTCCACGCTCGAACTGCATCAGGAGCTGGAACAGATCCTGTCGGAAAACCCCATGCTGGAACGCGTCGACGACCCGCTCGACCACTCCCTGCGTTTGCTGGCCGACGGCGCGATCAGCCCGGGCAGCACCACGCCGGAAGCGCCGTCAGCCCCCGATGCGAAATCGTCGTCCGACGAATCGGAAGGCGCGTTCGAAGGCGGAGAATCGTCCGAAACATCGAGCGCCAGCGACTCGGAGTGGAGCTTCGACGACGTTGCGCGCACTTCCAAGGCGCCGGAAGACGACGATGCGCGCCCGCAGCTCGAAGCGCACGAGACGACCTTGCGCGAGCATCTGCTGGAACAGGTCCGCGTCACGGTGCGCGAAATGCGCGACCGCGCCCTGCTGGAACTGATCATCGACGCGCTGGACGACAACGGCTATCTTGAAGAACCGCTGGAAGAAATTCACGCCCGCCTGCCCGAGGAACTCGGCATCGAACTGGATGAGCTATCGGTCGCGCTCAAATTGCTGCAGAGCTTCGAGCCGGCCGGGGTCGGCGCGCGCAATGCCTCGGAATGCCTGGCGATCCAGATCAGGCGCTTCCCCAGGGTGCCGCTGGTGACACGGCGCATGGCCCTGACGATCGTCGAGAAGCATCTCGCGCTGTTCGCGCAGCGCGATTTCAACAAGCTCAAGAAGGCGCTCGACTGCGATGATGAAGACTTGCGCGAGGCGCAAGCGGTCATCAAGAGTTGCAACCCGCATCCCGGCGCAGCCTTCGCGTCCGACGCATCGGATTTCGTGGTGCCGGACGTGATCGTCAAGAGAACAAAAAACGGCTGGCAGGTCATGCTCAACCACGACGTCATGCCGCGCCTGCGCGTCAATGCGCTGTACGCCAACATCCTGAAGCAGAACAAGGGCGAGGCCTCGCTCAATTCGCAGCTGCAGGAAGCCAAATGGCTGATCAAGAACATGCGGCAGCGCTTCGACACGATCCTGCGCGTTGCGCAGGCGATCGTCGACCGCCAGCGCAACTTTTTTTCGCACGGCGCGGTGGCAATGCGTCCCCTTGTCTTGCGTGAAATAGCTGATACACTGGGTTTACACGAGAGTACTATTTCTCGCGTGACAACTCAGAAATACATGCTTACTCCGCATGGAATGTTTGAGTTGAAATACTTCTTCGGGAGCCACGTCGCGACTGAAGCCGGGGGGGAAGCCTCCTCGACCGCGATACGAGCCCTCATCAAACAGTTGATAGGAGCAGAAGACCCCAAGAGTCCATTCTCAGATAGCAAAATAGCGGAGATGTTGGGGGAACAAGGCATGGTCGTGGCGCGTCGAACCGTGGCAAAGTACCGCGAGGCCCTGAAAATTCCTCCCGTTAATCTGCGCAAATCGCTGTAA
- the hpf gene encoding ribosome hibernation-promoting factor, HPF/YfiA family, giving the protein MNLTISGHHLELTPAIREYVQNKLERIKRHFDHVIDIAIILGVEKPSDKDRRQRAEVNVRLRGIVIHVESFAEDLYAAIDSLIDKLDRQVLKYKTKVQDHQHETIKRMPEAPAADATS; this is encoded by the coding sequence ATGAATCTCACAATCAGTGGACATCACCTCGAATTGACACCTGCTATCCGTGAATACGTGCAAAACAAGCTGGAGCGGATCAAGCGCCACTTCGATCATGTCATTGATATTGCCATCATCCTGGGCGTGGAAAAGCCCTCGGACAAGGACAGGCGACAACGAGCCGAAGTCAATGTTCGCCTGAGAGGAATCGTGATACACGTGGAGAGTTTTGCGGAAGACCTGTACGCTGCGATCGACTCGCTGATCGACAAGCTGGACCGCCAGGTCCTGAAGTACAAGACCAAGGTGCAGGACCATCAGCATGAAACGATCAAGCGCATGCCGGAAGCACCTGCCGCCGACGCGACATCGTAA
- a CDS encoding enoyl-CoA hydratase/isomerase family protein, with protein sequence MTDHIRCEIRNRIGYLHLERPKALNSLSLDMVRALTQALLAWRDDPRISAVLIQSTSEKAFCAGGDIRFFHEVGNATSTGHSALLEDFFSEEYALNHLIHHYPKPYIAIMDGIVMGGGMGIAQGGDANRMRIVTERTKMAMPEVNIGLFPDVGGSYFLTRVPGELGTYLGITGETVGAADALHASLADVFIPASELPALREVLASTNEADMRAVIRSFAAPFQTRVEPAGSALAINRAAIDKHFAHDDVRAIAASLAQDDMPFARKTLQVMEQRSPLMMCVTLEQLRRGARLTVADCLRMERTLVRRSFEHGEVLEGVRALVIDKDNAPQWNPPTLEQVTPEMVTQFFESAWPAHAHPLRDLT encoded by the coding sequence ATGACCGACCATATTCGCTGCGAAATCCGGAACCGGATTGGATACCTGCATCTCGAGCGCCCGAAGGCGCTGAACTCTCTTTCACTCGACATGGTGCGGGCATTGACCCAGGCCCTGCTGGCGTGGCGCGACGATCCGCGCATCAGCGCCGTCCTTATCCAAAGCACCAGCGAGAAAGCATTTTGCGCAGGCGGTGACATCCGTTTCTTCCACGAAGTCGGCAACGCAACGTCAACCGGACACAGTGCCCTGCTGGAGGATTTTTTCAGCGAGGAATATGCGCTCAACCACCTGATCCATCATTACCCGAAGCCGTATATCGCCATCATGGACGGCATCGTCATGGGTGGTGGCATGGGGATCGCACAGGGCGGCGACGCCAACCGGATGCGCATCGTCACGGAACGCACGAAGATGGCCATGCCCGAAGTCAATATCGGACTCTTCCCCGACGTCGGCGGCAGTTATTTCCTGACGCGCGTTCCGGGCGAACTGGGCACTTACCTCGGCATCACCGGCGAAACCGTCGGCGCGGCCGACGCGCTCCATGCGAGTCTGGCCGATGTATTCATCCCTGCATCGGAATTGCCGGCACTGAGGGAAGTGCTGGCATCCACGAATGAGGCCGATATGCGTGCAGTCATTCGCTCGTTCGCCGCACCGTTTCAGACCCGCGTCGAGCCGGCCGGCAGTGCGCTGGCGATCAACCGTGCCGCCATCGACAAGCACTTTGCGCACGACGACGTGCGCGCCATCGCGGCGTCGCTGGCGCAGGACGACATGCCCTTCGCCCGGAAGACCTTGCAGGTGATGGAACAGCGTTCGCCCCTGATGATGTGCGTCACGCTGGAACAGTTGCGCCGCGGCGCGCGCCTGACGGTGGCGGACTGCCTGCGCATGGAGCGCACGCTGGTACGGCGCAGCTTCGAACATGGCGAGGTGCTGGAGGGTGTGCGTGCGCTGGTGATCGACAAGGACAATGCGCCGCAATGGAATCCGCCGACGCTGGAACAGGTCACGCCGGAAATGGTGACGCAGTTCTTTGAGTCCGCATGGCCGGCGCATGCGCATCCTTTGCGCGATCTGACCTGA
- a CDS encoding deoxyguanosinetriphosphate triphosphohydrolase, protein MNIEAHLAPYAARSEASRGRRFTEPAPASRTEFQRDRDRIIHSTAFRRLEYKTQVFVNHEGDLFRTRLTHSIEVAQIARSIARNLQLNEDLVEAISLAHDLGHTPFGHAGQEALNACMKDHGGFEHNLQSLRVVDELEEHYGAFDGLNLMFETREGILKHCSLANARKLGDIGQRFIEKRQPTLEAQLANLADEIAYNNHDIDDGLRSGLLTTAQLDEVEFYARHRVEVEDAYPGITGRRAIHETIRRMINALIVDLIAASQARIRDAKLRSVDDVRNAPVLLAFSDEMKKEAAQLKRFLRENLYLHYQVNRMTSKARRIIEELFHAFMSEPRLLPPTYQVMAGEGSARVQVQARKVADYIAGMTDRYAMREHRRLFAVDEL, encoded by the coding sequence ATGAACATCGAAGCGCACCTCGCCCCCTATGCCGCCCGATCCGAGGCGTCGCGAGGACGGCGCTTCACTGAGCCGGCACCGGCGTCGCGCACCGAGTTCCAGCGCGACCGCGACCGCATCATCCATTCCACCGCTTTTCGCCGCCTCGAATACAAGACGCAGGTATTCGTCAATCACGAGGGCGATCTGTTTCGTACCCGCCTGACGCACAGCATCGAAGTCGCGCAGATCGCGCGTTCCATCGCGCGCAATCTGCAACTGAATGAGGACCTGGTCGAGGCGATTTCGCTGGCGCACGATCTGGGGCACACGCCCTTCGGTCACGCGGGGCAGGAAGCGCTGAATGCCTGCATGAAGGATCACGGCGGCTTCGAGCACAATCTGCAAAGCCTGCGCGTGGTCGACGAGCTGGAGGAGCACTACGGCGCATTCGATGGCCTGAACCTGATGTTCGAAACGCGCGAAGGGATTCTGAAGCACTGTTCGCTTGCCAACGCCAGAAAGCTCGGCGACATCGGCCAGCGTTTCATCGAGAAAAGGCAGCCCACGCTGGAGGCGCAGCTCGCGAATCTCGCCGATGAAATCGCCTACAACAATCACGATATCGATGACGGGTTGCGTTCGGGGCTGTTGACGACAGCGCAGCTGGATGAGGTCGAGTTCTACGCACGGCACCGCGTCGAGGTCGAGGATGCCTATCCCGGCATCACCGGTCGCCGCGCGATTCACGAAACGATCCGCCGCATGATCAATGCGCTGATCGTCGACCTGATCGCCGCCTCGCAGGCCCGCATACGCGATGCAAAACTGCGATCGGTGGACGACGTGCGCAACGCACCCGTCTTGCTGGCTTTTTCCGATGAAATGAAGAAGGAAGCCGCGCAGTTGAAGCGCTTCCTGCGCGAAAACCTGTATCTGCACTATCAGGTCAATCGCATGACGAGCAAGGCGCGGCGCATCATCGAGGAATTGTTCCATGCCTTCATGAGCGAGCCGCGCCTGCTGCCGCCGACCTATCAGGTGATGGCGGGTGAGGGCAGCGCCCGTGTGCAGGTGCAGGCGCGCAAGGTGGCCGACTACATCGCGGGCATGACCGACCGCTATGCGATGCGCGAGCATCGGCGCTTGTTCGCGGTGGATGAACTTTGA
- the pilQ gene encoding type IV pilus secretin PilQ, producing MMAVKKQYDSLHAIARKALRQCIVVGLSAACSFAFAEENAIESISANQQGANVIVKIALKNTVAKAPIGFSITNPARIALDFAGTGNAIGKSSQDIGLGEVRNVNVVQAGERSRLVFNLGRPLNYATAVEGNTVIVTIDGSGGVATAVNAAGVPVAARSAATGKQLLRDVDFRRGAGGEGRIVVDLPGNQVAVDVRQQGQTIVAEFAKTGLPDVLRRRLDVTDFGTPVQSITTAPQGENVRMVIEPKGLWEHSAYQSDSQLIIDVKPIKEDPNKLTQGTQGYRGERLSLNFQNVEVRAVLQVIADFTGLNIITSDTVSGNLTLRLKDVPWDQALDIVMQAKGLDMRKNGSVLWIAPKDELLTKEKLELEQRAQIAELEPLRTETFQLNYQKAEAFKQVFGIEGSGGGRSILSKRGSAVVDPRTNQLFVTDIASKLEEVRKLVQKTDIASRQVLIEARIVEADDKFSKNLGAKLAFGFRGTPNNAILEAGGQQTGTVAAAGGGAANAIGLNSPALATVNGNAVNLPANGINGNTPGSLALTLFNAAATKFIGLELSALEADGKGKIISSPRVVTADQLKALIEQGTELPYQQATSSGATSVAFRKANLKLEVTPQITPDGNVILDVDVNKDSVGAETRAGFAIDTKHVKTQVLIDNGGTVVIGGIFQQTERNSVTKVPLFGDIPVVGNLFKTTGVTNDKTELLIFLTPRIVNDKIAIR from the coding sequence ATGATGGCGGTGAAAAAACAATATGACAGCCTTCACGCGATTGCACGCAAGGCATTGCGCCAGTGCATCGTCGTTGGCCTCTCTGCAGCTTGCAGTTTCGCTTTCGCGGAGGAAAACGCGATCGAATCGATCAGCGCCAATCAGCAAGGCGCAAACGTGATCGTGAAAATCGCTCTCAAGAATACGGTCGCCAAGGCGCCGATCGGTTTTTCCATCACGAATCCGGCACGTATCGCGCTCGATTTCGCGGGAACCGGCAATGCGATCGGCAAGTCCTCGCAGGATATCGGTCTGGGCGAGGTGCGCAATGTCAACGTCGTGCAAGCCGGTGAACGCTCCCGTCTGGTATTCAATCTTGGACGGCCGCTGAATTATGCGACGGCGGTGGAAGGCAATACGGTGATCGTCACCATCGACGGCTCTGGCGGTGTCGCCACGGCAGTCAATGCCGCCGGCGTGCCGGTTGCGGCCAGGTCTGCTGCAACTGGCAAGCAGCTCTTGCGCGATGTCGATTTCCGTCGCGGCGCGGGCGGCGAAGGGCGCATCGTCGTCGACTTGCCAGGCAATCAGGTCGCGGTGGATGTGCGCCAGCAAGGCCAGACCATCGTGGCGGAATTCGCGAAGACCGGCTTGCCGGACGTGCTGCGTCGCCGTCTTGATGTGACCGATTTCGGGACGCCGGTGCAGTCGATCACGACCGCGCCGCAAGGCGAGAACGTGCGGATGGTGATCGAGCCCAAGGGCTTGTGGGAGCACAGCGCCTACCAGAGCGATTCGCAGCTGATCATCGACGTCAAGCCGATCAAGGAAGATCCGAACAAGTTGACGCAAGGCACGCAGGGCTATCGCGGCGAACGGCTGTCGCTCAACTTCCAGAACGTTGAAGTCAGGGCCGTGTTGCAGGTGATTGCGGATTTCACCGGCTTGAACATCATCACCAGCGATACCGTCAGCGGCAACCTGACCTTGCGCCTGAAAGACGTTCCCTGGGACCAGGCGCTGGATATCGTGATGCAGGCCAAAGGTCTGGACATGCGCAAGAATGGTTCGGTGCTGTGGATCGCACCGAAGGACGAATTGCTCACGAAGGAAAAACTGGAACTGGAACAGCGGGCACAAATCGCCGAACTCGAGCCGCTGCGCACTGAAACCTTCCAGCTGAATTACCAGAAGGCCGAGGCGTTCAAGCAGGTATTCGGCATCGAAGGCAGCGGCGGCGGGCGCAGCATTCTCTCCAAGCGCGGCAGCGCCGTCGTCGATCCGCGAACCAATCAGCTGTTCGTGACCGACATTGCGTCCAAGCTGGAAGAAGTGCGGAAACTGGTGCAGAAAACCGACATCGCCAGCCGCCAGGTCCTGATCGAAGCGCGCATCGTCGAAGCCGATGACAAGTTCAGCAAGAATCTGGGCGCAAAGCTCGCCTTCGGTTTTCGCGGTACGCCCAACAATGCCATTCTGGAAGCGGGCGGCCAGCAGACCGGCACGGTGGCGGCAGCGGGCGGTGGCGCGGCCAATGCCATCGGCCTGAATTCGCCGGCGCTTGCAACGGTCAACGGCAACGCCGTCAATCTGCCGGCCAATGGCATCAACGGCAATACGCCGGGCTCGCTGGCGCTGACCTTGTTCAACGCGGCAGCCACCAAGTTCATCGGTCTGGAACTGTCTGCGCTGGAAGCCGATGGCAAGGGGAAGATCATTTCCAGTCCGCGCGTCGTGACGGCCGATCAGTTGAAGGCATTGATCGAGCAGGGTACCGAGTTGCCCTATCAGCAGGCAACGAGCAGCGGTGCCACCAGCGTCGCCTTCCGCAAGGCAAATCTGAAGCTGGAAGTGACGCCGCAGATCACGCCGGATGGCAACGTGATTCTTGATGTTGATGTGAACAAGGACAGTGTCGGCGCGGAGACGCGTGCCGGTTTCGCCATTGACACCAAGCATGTCAAGACGCAAGTCCTGATCGACAATGGCGGTACGGTCGTGATCGGTGGTATCTTCCAGCAAACGGAACGCAATTCGGTGACCAAGGTTCCGTTGTTCGGTGATATTCCGGTGGTTGGAAACCTGTTCAAGACGACCGGTGTCACCAATGACAAGACGGAGTTGCTCATTTTCCTGACGCCCAGGATTGTGAATGACAAGATAGCGATCAGATAA
- a CDS encoding pilus assembly protein PilP codes for MLSRRIATVMLLALSVSGLAGCGDGGVQEVKQWMDEVRSQARVIVPKLSEPKTFTPFVYAAKDEIDPYSPLKLSAALAKLQAKSNSGIKPDLERRKEALEAYPLDTIVMVGTLEKPGMSYALLLADRTVFRIKAGNYIGQNFGMVTKVSETEVELKEIVRDAAGEWVERKAKLELQESKK; via the coding sequence ATGCTGTCACGTCGCATTGCAACAGTGATGCTGCTCGCGTTGTCCGTGTCCGGTCTGGCCGGATGCGGCGACGGCGGTGTTCAGGAAGTCAAACAATGGATGGACGAGGTGCGCAGCCAGGCTCGCGTGATCGTTCCCAAATTGTCGGAGCCGAAAACATTCACGCCTTTCGTCTACGCAGCAAAGGACGAAATCGATCCATACAGTCCTCTCAAGCTCTCCGCCGCGCTCGCGAAGCTGCAGGCGAAGTCGAACAGCGGCATCAAGCCGGACCTCGAGCGCCGCAAGGAGGCTCTCGAAGCATATCCGCTCGACACCATTGTGATGGTGGGTACGCTGGAGAAGCCGGGCATGAGCTATGCGCTGCTGCTGGCCGACAGGACGGTATTCCGGATCAAGGCAGGCAATTACATTGGGCAAAATTTCGGCATGGTCACGAAAGTGAGTGAAACCGAAGTCGAGCTCAAGGAAATCGTGCGGGATGCTGCGGGTGAATGGGTGGAACGGAAAGCCAAACTAGAGTTGCAGGAGAGCAAAAAATGA
- a CDS encoding type 4a pilus biogenesis protein PilO produces the protein MADLKNIGNSIAAQFSGLNGRHPGQWPLIPRLLCGLGTVVGVLVVGWFLYLESQQEELTQGRNQEEKLRSEYKVKVQQAVNLDSLRKQKEQVSGYVATLEKQLPSKAEMDALLSDINQAGLGRGLQFELFKPGQVVVKDYYAELPINIKVTGGYHDVGSFTSDIANLPRIVTLNNLTLVAGKDGVLSLDAVAKTFRYLDAEEVAAQRKASSGNKGKGAK, from the coding sequence ATGGCAGATCTGAAAAATATCGGAAATTCGATTGCCGCTCAGTTCAGTGGCTTGAACGGGCGACATCCTGGGCAATGGCCGTTGATCCCGCGCCTGCTCTGCGGGCTGGGCACGGTGGTCGGCGTGCTGGTGGTGGGATGGTTCCTGTATCTCGAAAGCCAGCAGGAAGAGCTGACCCAGGGGCGCAATCAGGAAGAGAAGCTGCGGTCCGAATACAAGGTGAAGGTACAGCAAGCCGTCAACCTCGACAGTCTGCGCAAGCAGAAGGAGCAGGTGAGCGGCTATGTCGCCACGCTGGAAAAGCAGTTGCCCAGCAAGGCCGAAATGGATGCGTTGCTGTCCGATATCAATCAGGCCGGCCTCGGGCGCGGCCTGCAATTCGAGCTGTTCAAGCCCGGCCAGGTGGTCGTGAAGGACTACTACGCCGAGCTGCCGATCAACATCAAGGTCACGGGCGGTTATCACGACGTCGGTTCGTTCACCAGTGACATTGCAAATCTGCCCCGGATCGTGACGCTGAATAACCTGACTCTCGTCGCTGGCAAGGATGGCGTGTTGAGCCTGGATGCCGTCGCCAAGACCTTCCGCTATCTCGATGCCGAGGAAGTGGCGGCGCAGCGCAAGGCAAGCTCCGGCAACAAAGGGAAGGGGGCGAAATGA
- a CDS encoding PilN domain-containing protein: MIRINLLPHREERRKQRKAAFLRLLALSGIMGVAIVLAIGGFIAAQIADQDQRNQFIKTENARLDGQIKEIATLKQEIEALKARQQAVEDLQSDRNQPVYLMDELVRQTPEGIYLKSFKQENQRVVLNGYAQSNERVSELLRNLSNNSPWLERPDLIEIRSTAVGQGKDSKRVFDFTVNVGIKRPRDKEQAALAAMADASGAAAPGKR, translated from the coding sequence ATGATCAGGATAAATCTGCTGCCGCACCGCGAAGAGAGGCGCAAGCAGCGCAAGGCGGCGTTTCTCCGGCTGCTGGCGCTGTCCGGCATCATGGGAGTCGCGATCGTGCTCGCGATCGGCGGCTTCATCGCGGCCCAGATCGCGGATCAGGATCAGCGCAATCAATTCATCAAGACGGAAAACGCCCGGCTCGATGGCCAGATCAAGGAAATCGCGACACTCAAACAGGAAATCGAGGCGCTCAAGGCACGCCAGCAAGCGGTGGAAGACCTGCAGAGCGACCGCAATCAGCCGGTCTATCTGATGGACGAGCTGGTCAGGCAAACGCCCGAAGGCATCTACCTCAAGTCATTCAAGCAGGAAAACCAGCGTGTCGTTCTCAACGGCTACGCGCAGTCCAACGAACGCGTGTCCGAGCTGCTGCGTAATCTGAGCAATAACTCGCCATGGCTGGAGCGCCCCGACTTGATTGAAATCCGTTCCACTGCCGTCGGGCAGGGCAAGGATTCGAAGAGAGTGTTCGACTTCACGGTCAACGTGGGGATCAAGCGTCCGCGCGACAAGGAGCAGGCGGCGCTTGCTGCCATGGCGGATGCATCCGGCGCTGCCGCGCCCGGGAAACGCTGA